The following are from one region of the Paenibacillus bovis genome:
- a CDS encoding ABC-F family ATP-binding cassette domain-containing protein: MNILTVEALSKSFGDKILFDQASFGMEDRDKIGIIGVNGTGKSTFLKIIAGLEEPDSGKVVVNNSVRIRYLAQNPPYDPNATVLRQVFEGGGEELQTVSAYMNVMEQLELHPEDTEVQNRLVRISQDMDRLDAWSLESEAKNVLSKLGISRYDALMGTLSGGQRKRVALASALIQPAELLILDEPTNHIDHDSVTWLEQYLQKRRGALLMITHDRYFLDRVATVMLELDHGQLYRYEANYSRYLELKADREEREAAAEDKRQNLFRRELAWIRRGAKARTTKQKARIDRFEQIKNDAPGRRDDNMQVSTVSSRLGKQIVELDHVSLTLGGRELIHDLTYHAVPGDRIGIVGPNGRGKSTLLNLISGRLTPSSGSVIAGQTVKFGYFTQEHQEMDESMRVIEYIKEVAEVVSTSDGSSVTASQMLERFLFTPSAQWTPIAKLSGGEKRRLYLLRVLMGAPNVLLLDEPTNDLDITTLTVLEDYLDDFPGVVLVVSHDRYFLDRTCDKIFAFEGQGVVSIHAGNYSEYEERTAHLAKTDGWNDQASPVAASPGKNNVSAPAENSAETSKRTSSRDKIKFSYNEQREYEQIDSMIEAAEQNLSRITTEMEASFSDSVRLQELMSEQTAAEQEMERLMERWTYLNELAEKIEQQG, from the coding sequence ATGAATATATTGACTGTAGAAGCGCTAAGCAAAAGCTTTGGCGATAAAATATTATTTGATCAAGCATCTTTCGGGATGGAAGATCGGGACAAGATTGGTATTATCGGTGTAAATGGTACAGGGAAATCAACATTCCTCAAAATTATTGCCGGACTGGAAGAGCCGGACAGCGGCAAGGTAGTAGTTAATAACAGCGTACGTATCCGCTATCTCGCCCAGAATCCACCATATGATCCGAATGCAACAGTACTGCGCCAGGTATTCGAAGGCGGCGGAGAAGAGCTGCAGACGGTCAGCGCCTATATGAATGTAATGGAGCAGCTGGAGCTGCATCCCGAAGATACAGAAGTGCAGAATCGTCTGGTTCGCATCAGTCAGGATATGGATCGTCTGGATGCCTGGTCTCTGGAAAGCGAAGCCAAAAACGTTCTGTCCAAGCTGGGAATCAGTCGCTATGATGCCCTGATGGGTACATTGTCAGGTGGTCAGCGCAAGCGGGTCGCTCTCGCTTCCGCACTGATCCAGCCAGCCGAGCTGCTCATTCTCGATGAGCCGACCAACCATATCGATCATGATTCGGTGACCTGGTTAGAGCAATATCTCCAAAAGCGGCGTGGCGCGCTGCTAATGATCACGCATGATCGGTACTTCCTTGATCGTGTAGCAACTGTCATGCTGGAGCTGGATCACGGACAGCTGTACCGCTATGAAGCCAACTATTCCCGTTATCTGGAGCTCAAAGCAGATCGGGAAGAGCGCGAAGCAGCTGCCGAGGACAAGCGGCAGAATCTATTCCGACGCGAGCTGGCCTGGATTCGGCGCGGTGCCAAAGCACGTACAACCAAGCAAAAAGCGCGGATTGACCGCTTTGAACAGATCAAAAATGATGCACCCGGCCGCCGGGATGACAATATGCAGGTATCGACCGTCTCCTCCCGCCTGGGCAAGCAGATCGTCGAGCTGGATCATGTGTCCCTGACTCTGGGAGGACGCGAACTGATTCATGATCTGACCTATCATGCAGTGCCGGGTGACCGAATTGGTATTGTCGGTCCGAACGGACGCGGCAAATCGACATTGCTGAATCTGATTTCCGGCCGTCTGACACCGAGCAGCGGTAGTGTAATTGCCGGTCAGACCGTCAAGTTCGGTTACTTTACCCAGGAACATCAGGAAATGGATGAATCGATGCGCGTGATCGAATATATCAAGGAAGTGGCAGAGGTAGTGAGTACGTCGGATGGCAGTTCAGTGACGGCTTCCCAGATGCTGGAACGCTTCCTGTTTACCCCTTCCGCGCAGTGGACTCCCATTGCCAAGCTGTCCGGTGGCGAGAAGCGCAGACTGTATCTGCTGCGTGTATTGATGGGAGCACCGAATGTGCTGCTGCTGGATGAGCCGACCAATGATCTGGATATTACAACATTGACGGTATTGGAAGATTATCTGGATGATTTCCCAGGTGTCGTGCTGGTTGTATCCCATGATCGCTATTTCCTGGATCGTACCTGCGACAAAATCTTTGCTTTTGAAGGACAGGGTGTCGTCAGTATTCATGCGGGCAACTATAGCGAGTATGAAGAACGTACAGCCCATCTGGCCAAAACAGACGGCTGGAATGATCAAGCCAGTCCAGTGGCAGCGTCTCCGGGTAAAAACAACGTGTCTGCTCCAGCAGAGAATAGTGCCGAAACCAGCAAACGCACTTCTTCGCGTGACAAAATCAAATTCAGCTACAACGAACAGCGTGAATATGAACAGATCGATAGCATGATCGAAGCGGCCGAGCAAAATCTGAGCCGGATCACAACAGAAATGGAAGCTTCCTTTAGCGATTCGGTACGTCTGCAGGAATTGATGAGTGAACAGACCGCTGCCGAGCAGGAAATGGAGCGCCTGATGGAGCGCTGGACCTATCTAAATGAACTTGCCGAGAAAATCGAACAGCAGGGATAA
- a CDS encoding M42 family metallopeptidase, which translates to MPITINREYVLSLLQELLSTPSPTGYTHHLIERLRQEADKLGASTSLNHKGGLIITMEGQSSARTIALSGHVDTLGAMVRAIKSNGTIRLSIVGGFTMNSIENEYCTIHTRSGKTYTGTILTTQPSVHVYDNADQHKRTEENMEVRIDERVSSKEDVEKLGIMVGDYISFDARPVITSSGYVKSRHLDDKASVAALFGLLESAHTHNWKPVHRVQILISNYEEVGHGAAYIPGDIDEMIAVDMGCIGDDLSCKETDVSICVKDSTGPYDYHMTGKLTELARAEQIPFALDVYPHYGSDASAALRAGNNIRAALIGPGVHASHSMERTHSDAVINTARLLGAYITAE; encoded by the coding sequence ATGCCTATAACGATTAACCGCGAATATGTACTCTCTCTGCTGCAGGAACTGCTGTCTACGCCAAGTCCTACAGGCTATACCCATCATCTGATTGAACGTCTGCGTCAAGAAGCGGACAAGCTCGGAGCCTCTACTTCCCTTAATCACAAGGGCGGTCTGATCATAACCATGGAAGGCCAGAGCAGTGCCCGGACGATCGCTCTCAGCGGTCATGTCGATACACTGGGTGCCATGGTACGCGCGATTAAATCCAATGGCACCATTCGTCTGAGTATTGTGGGCGGCTTCACCATGAACAGCATCGAGAATGAATACTGTACGATCCATACCCGCAGTGGCAAGACGTATACAGGCACTATTTTGACTACCCAACCTTCGGTTCATGTGTATGACAATGCCGATCAGCATAAACGTACAGAAGAGAATATGGAAGTTCGTATCGATGAACGGGTATCTTCCAAGGAAGACGTAGAGAAACTGGGCATTATGGTAGGAGATTATATCTCTTTTGATGCGCGTCCTGTGATTACATCAAGCGGATATGTAAAGTCCCGTCATCTGGATGACAAAGCCAGTGTAGCTGCACTGTTTGGACTGCTGGAATCGGCACATACCCATAACTGGAAGCCGGTTCACCGCGTCCAAATCCTTATTTCCAATTATGAGGAAGTCGGGCATGGAGCCGCTTATATTCCAGGTGACATTGATGAAATGATCGCTGTAGATATGGGCTGTATCGGTGATGATCTCAGCTGCAAGGAAACCGATGTCTCGATCTGTGTCAAAGACTCCACGGGTCCTTACGATTACCATATGACCGGCAAATTGACCGAACTGGCGCGTGCGGAACAGATTCCATTTGCCCTGGATGTGTATCCTCATTACGGATCGGATGCGTCGGCGGCACTACGTGCAGGCAATAATATTCGTGCAGCATTGATCGGTCCGGGTGTACATGCTTCGCATTCCATGGAGCGTACACACAGTGATGCGGTTATCAACACGGCGCGTCTGCTGGGAGCTTATATTACAGCTGAGTAG
- a CDS encoding LapA family protein, which yields MKFQWLLILGLIFALIIAVFAVINVDPVQVNLLFDMVQVPLILLILGCALVGGLIVGFYGIYRQYRLQRQIKSLQAQVAELSSTSSMNDRALASDVNFDAMHDKTATAPSSDFSQRKL from the coding sequence ATGAAATTTCAATGGCTGTTAATTCTGGGACTGATTTTTGCGCTGATTATTGCGGTATTTGCCGTAATTAACGTAGATCCGGTACAGGTGAATCTGCTGTTCGACATGGTGCAGGTTCCGCTGATTCTGTTGATTCTCGGCTGTGCGCTGGTAGGAGGTCTGATCGTAGGATTTTACGGTATCTATCGTCAGTACCGCCTGCAGCGTCAGATCAAGTCGCTTCAGGCTCAAGTAGCCGAGCTGAGCAGCACTTCTTCAATGAATGATCGTGCACTGGCAAGCGATGTAAACTTTGACGCGATGCATGACAAGACGGCCACTGCTCCATCGTCCGATTTCTCGCAGCGCAAATTGTAA
- the pepF gene encoding oligoendopeptidase F: MQEVLKRSEVSPENCWNLSDMFADQQAWDQTYDEVKSMLPEAEQLQGKLNTAEAVKSAFELEDRVSLQVERLYVYAHMHQDEDTANPTYQALTQKAKKLSVDASQALSFVTPEILGLSDDKLDELLNAPELEPYRFTLQEMKREKAHVLTQAEEALLAQVGNLSQAPQTIFGMLNNADLKFPNIIDENGNEVELTHGRYIQFLESPHREVRERAFKAVYSTYASQKNTIAATLSANVNKNIFYSTVRKYPSVLEMSLYGDNIPKDVYTNLIDTIHEGLPIMHRYMELRKKLLGVDELHMYDLFAPLVEEFKMDITYDEAKTIVAEGLKPLGEDYLSSLNKGYNEGWIDVYENEGKRTGAYSWGAYGTHPYVLLNHKDNLNSMFTLAHEMGHALHSYYSDNALSYRDAQYTIFLAEVASTTNEALLMDYLLKKSTDPKEKMYLLTYYADQFRTTVFRQTMFAEFEMLVHARAEAGDALTPQELSKIYYDLNVKYHGDGMTVDQDIEMEWARIPHFYNSFYVYKYATGFSAATSFSKQILEEGQPAVDRYLGFLKSGGSDYSINILTKAGVDMSTPEPIREAMSVFEKLVSEMEQLAK; the protein is encoded by the coding sequence ATGCAGGAAGTACTCAAACGCTCTGAAGTCTCACCGGAAAATTGCTGGAATCTAAGCGATATGTTCGCAGATCAGCAGGCCTGGGATCAGACTTATGATGAAGTAAAATCCATGCTGCCCGAAGCCGAGCAGCTGCAGGGTAAGCTGAACACGGCCGAAGCGGTCAAGTCCGCTTTTGAACTGGAAGACCGGGTCTCTCTTCAGGTCGAACGGTTATATGTCTATGCCCATATGCATCAGGATGAAGATACAGCCAATCCTACATATCAGGCGCTTACTCAAAAAGCGAAAAAGCTGAGCGTAGATGCCAGTCAGGCGCTGTCCTTTGTAACGCCGGAGATTCTGGGGCTGTCTGATGACAAGCTGGATGAGCTGCTGAATGCTCCCGAACTGGAGCCTTACCGCTTTACCCTGCAGGAGATGAAGCGTGAGAAAGCGCACGTACTGACGCAGGCCGAAGAAGCCCTGCTTGCCCAGGTGGGCAATCTGTCCCAGGCGCCGCAGACTATTTTTGGCATGCTGAACAATGCGGATCTGAAATTCCCGAATATCATTGACGAAAATGGTAACGAAGTAGAACTGACACATGGCCGGTATATCCAGTTTCTCGAAAGTCCGCATCGCGAAGTGCGCGAACGTGCTTTCAAGGCTGTCTATTCCACATACGCCAGTCAGAAAAATACAATTGCAGCTACACTGAGTGCCAATGTAAACAAAAACATCTTCTACTCTACGGTACGCAAATATCCTTCCGTGCTGGAAATGTCGCTGTATGGTGACAATATTCCCAAGGATGTATACACCAACCTGATTGATACCATTCATGAAGGACTGCCGATCATGCACCGCTATATGGAGCTGCGCAAAAAGCTGCTCGGCGTAGATGAACTGCATATGTATGATCTGTTCGCTCCCCTGGTTGAAGAGTTCAAAATGGATATTACCTATGATGAAGCGAAAACTATTGTAGCCGAAGGTCTCAAGCCACTCGGTGAAGACTATCTCTCCTCCCTGAACAAAGGCTATAACGAAGGCTGGATTGATGTCTACGAAAATGAAGGCAAACGTACCGGTGCCTACAGCTGGGGAGCTTATGGTACGCATCCGTATGTACTGCTCAACCATAAGGATAATCTGAACAGCATGTTCACACTGGCTCACGAAATGGGTCATGCGCTGCACTCGTATTACTCGGACAATGCGCTCTCCTATCGTGATGCGCAGTATACGATTTTCCTCGCGGAAGTGGCTTCGACGACCAATGAAGCGCTGCTGATGGATTATCTGCTGAAGAAATCCACAGATCCAAAAGAAAAAATGTATCTGCTGACCTATTATGCCGATCAGTTCCGGACTACCGTATTCCGCCAGACCATGTTTGCGGAATTCGAGATGCTGGTTCATGCTCGTGCCGAAGCTGGAGATGCACTCACTCCACAGGAATTGTCCAAAATCTACTACGACCTGAACGTGAAATATCATGGTGACGGTATGACAGTGGATCAGGATATTGAAATGGAATGGGCTCGTATCCCCCATTTCTACAACAGTTTCTATGTATACAAATATGCTACAGGATTCTCGGCTGCCACCAGCTTCTCCAAGCAAATCCTGGAAGAAGGACAGCCAGCTGTCGATCGCTATCTGGGCTTCCTGAAAAGCGGCGGCAGTGACTATTCTATCAATATCCTGACCAAAGCAGGCGTGGATATGTCCACTCCGGAGCCGATTCGCGAAGCAATGAGCGTCTTTGAGAAACTCGTCAGCGAAATGGAACAGCTGGCGAAGTAA
- a CDS encoding cold shock domain-containing protein has translation MKGTVKWFNAEKGFGFIEVEGSEDVFVHFSAIQGDGFKTLDEGQAVEFDITEGNRGPQAANVVKL, from the coding sequence GTGAAAGGTACAGTTAAATGGTTCAACGCAGAAAAAGGTTTCGGTTTCATCGAAGTTGAAGGTAGCGAAGATGTATTCGTACACTTCTCTGCAATTCAAGGCGACGGTTTCAAAACTTTGGACGAAGGCCAAGCAGTAGAGTTCGATATTACTGAAGGTAACCGTGGTCCTCAAGCAGCTAACGTTGTAAAATTATAA
- a CDS encoding cytochrome P450 yields the protein MMDSNSEASAMLSPNMIVPEGVKQAGSTFAWYARMRQESPVHYDEQRGSWDVFLYDDVHRVMSDYKSFSSQTRRGVDGQQSDMLLMMDPPKHKKYRSIVNKAFTPKAVEAMGPRIVEITNELLSKVEAKREMDIIGDLSFPLPVIVIAELLGVAEEDRALFKGWSDTLVEGFSGTEETPQQLAARKNQASRELYSYFMQVIERRRQEPQQDLVSALLAAEVEGEKLDLPHLLSFCLLLLVAGNETTTNLIGNAVICLTEEPGRWRQLADHRELLDTAIEESLRYRSPVQGMVRKAIADVELGGQLIRKDQLITAWIGSANRDEHKFETAEQFRIDRHPNPHMAFGMGVHFCLGAPLARLEARTALNVLLDRFPDLHARQGQELKLLPSPMVYGVQQLPVLF from the coding sequence ATGATGGATTCCAATTCGGAAGCTTCTGCAATGCTATCACCAAACATGATTGTTCCAGAAGGAGTTAAACAGGCCGGTTCTACATTTGCATGGTATGCCCGGATGCGTCAGGAGTCTCCGGTTCACTATGATGAACAGCGAGGCAGTTGGGATGTATTTCTGTACGATGATGTACACCGCGTTATGTCCGATTACAAATCGTTTAGCTCACAGACTCGTCGCGGCGTGGATGGCCAGCAGTCCGATATGCTACTTATGATGGACCCACCCAAGCACAAAAAATATCGTTCTATCGTCAATAAAGCATTTACCCCCAAAGCAGTAGAAGCTATGGGACCTCGAATCGTCGAGATTACCAATGAGCTTCTCAGCAAGGTAGAGGCAAAGCGAGAAATGGATATAATCGGCGATTTGTCTTTTCCGCTGCCTGTCATAGTCATCGCCGAGCTGCTCGGTGTAGCAGAAGAAGATCGTGCCCTGTTCAAGGGCTGGTCGGATACGCTGGTAGAAGGGTTCAGCGGTACAGAAGAGACTCCGCAGCAGCTCGCTGCCCGCAAAAATCAGGCTTCCCGCGAGCTGTACAGTTATTTTATGCAAGTTATTGAACGGCGGCGCCAAGAGCCGCAGCAGGATCTGGTATCCGCCCTGTTGGCAGCCGAGGTCGAGGGAGAAAAGCTGGATCTGCCTCATCTGCTCAGTTTTTGCCTGCTGCTGCTTGTCGCCGGTAATGAGACGACGACTAATCTGATCGGCAATGCGGTCATTTGTCTAACGGAGGAACCGGGACGCTGGCGCCAGCTCGCCGATCATCGTGAACTGCTCGATACAGCGATCGAAGAGTCGCTGCGCTATCGCTCGCCTGTACAGGGCATGGTGCGCAAAGCTATCGCCGACGTAGAACTGGGCGGTCAACTTATTCGCAAAGACCAGCTCATTACAGCCTGGATAGGTTCTGCCAACCGGGATGAACACAAGTTTGAAACAGCAGAGCAGTTCAGGATCGATCGTCATCCTAATCCGCATATGGCATTTGGAATGGGGGTTCATTTCTGTCTGGGTGCTCCGCTCGCACGTCTTGAAGCGCGAACAGCTTTGAATGTACTGCTGGATCGTTTTCCCGATCTCCATGCCCGGCAAGGACAGGAGCTGAAGCTGCTTCCGAGTCCGATGGTATACGGCGTACAACAGCTGCCTGTCCTGTTCTGA
- a CDS encoding transporter substrate-binding domain-containing protein, whose product MPLAVLMLVTGCAEKEKLPDNTQLIEKDKFIFTASGEFRPFSYLNNDLTMSGFDIEVGNAIAKELGLQPVPKRMKFLGLVQGIKTGRADAAVASHTINDLRKKEVLFSTPYYYSGPQIFTRPDSDIKTTDDLDGKEVAVAKGSTYMDIAQRYTHNVNTYDSDITALQALSDGRHDAVITDFVIGKSAIKEGFKIKEQQLIERSEQAVVVPMDNPVLLKRINEALEHMREDGTLKQISIKYFGQDITVKPE is encoded by the coding sequence ATGCCGCTGGCTGTCCTTATGCTTGTAACCGGCTGCGCGGAAAAAGAAAAATTACCGGATAATACCCAATTGATTGAGAAGGACAAATTTATCTTTACGGCGTCAGGCGAATTTCGTCCTTTCAGCTATTTAAATAATGATCTGACCATGTCGGGCTTTGATATTGAAGTGGGCAACGCTATTGCCAAGGAGCTGGGACTGCAGCCTGTACCCAAGCGCATGAAGTTTCTTGGTCTGGTGCAGGGTATCAAAACAGGCCGTGCAGATGCTGCTGTTGCCAGCCATACGATCAATGATCTGAGGAAAAAAGAAGTTCTTTTCTCTACGCCTTATTACTACTCCGGCCCACAGATTTTTACCCGTCCGGATAGTGATATCAAGACTACCGATGATTTGGACGGCAAGGAAGTTGCTGTAGCCAAAGGTTCGACTTATATGGATATCGCTCAGCGTTATACTCATAACGTAAATACATACGACAGCGATATCACAGCTCTGCAGGCGCTTAGCGACGGTCGCCACGATGCGGTCATTACCGATTTTGTAATCGGAAAAAGCGCGATCAAGGAAGGTTTCAAAATCAAGGAACAGCAGCTGATTGAACGCAGCGAACAGGCGGTAGTGGTCCCCATGGATAATCCGGTATTGCTCAAACGAATTAATGAAGCGCTCGAGCATATGCGTGAAGACGGCACTCTCAAGCAGATCAGCATCAAATACTTTGGACAGGATATTACCGTCAAGCCTGAATAA